The DNA window ttacagATCGCTATAAATGAACAATTTAAGAGGGTTCCCGCTTTTGGAgttaaaaaatcgattatttttaatatcttagtATAGTTATGGctgttttttcaataatttatgcaCCTTATATATACAGTTAATAAATCGCATAATATTCATACCATAACGGAAGTGCGAGCGCGGTGGAGAACAAGACAATCGTCGCTGCACGTGAGAAGAGATATCCCCTTGTTATACCTTATACTGTGTGTTCATTGGTCGTATTTCactatttttcaacaataattataagagtTGTATGcatggaataaaaaaatgttagagcTTTTGTCTTCAACAAAAGATTTTCGTAGACTACATGATGATATGAATATTAtgcagaaatttatttaatctctctgtgtgtgtgtgtgtgtgtgtgtgtgtgtgtgtgtgtgcgcgcgcgcgcgcgcgcgcgtatgtatgtgtgGAAACAGTAAATcggtattttttaaagataccCAAAAATATCCTTCcaaatgtttgaaaatatttataaaggacattctaataacaaagaataaatatatatcaatttaaatttaaatttatagctttatctattaaaaatcttcaaaacttaaaaaatcttaaaaaaaagttataaaaatcaaaagcgagaatactttattaaattaaaaaggtGAAACTAACAACTGAATTTTAGTACTTAATATCTCTTGTGtgaatttatataagttatttGGTGATATGTTTCTTCAAACTCTGcttcaaacaaataataatagtgacactattttacaagaaaaaaacagAAGGCATAGAAAAAAGAACGAGAAGAaccaaaattgttttttcccTTAATTGCTGAGAATTTTTTCGGATTAAGAATTAGTTTAAAATacagttataaacaaaatatataatataacaatctaaataataaattaaaatatataacaatataaaatttataattaaataactttttaataactaaatttaatgatacaataatatgataataattattttgacaatgaTGGCAATAAACTTCTCTTCTCTCagtaagatatttttcataaccAATTCTTTACAACATTCATAATGGGAGTTTTATTGcgataatgtttattaatattattattataattaattataataatatcaataagcatctataattatataactgtGTTTCAAGACCCAAGATATTTCGTCGTTTGAAGAACTAGGTGATGTACAGTCACTAAACTAATTCTAGGGACATAAGATTCAGGAATTTGTGCTATAAATTCACTAaatattgtaacttttttaaagaaaaacttgatagtaaaagtaaaaatctttgttaatGATGCATTTCCATCAAAGTGtttcctaaaaaattataatatttaaatttgcaatataaaattctctaatcccatgtctaaaaaattaatttcgtaactatatataaattcacaaaagaaatattaagatttaGTGATGATCGGTTGTACCTTCTTAATTTAAgtcgtaaattaatattataaattatcaattatattaagtcAAAAGAAACTACGATTTTTGTAAGTATACGTGACAGAGACTAACCAGGTTCATTGAGCATGCGTACAAACGCTTCCTGATTTTGAGAAATAAGCTGTAAGAGGGCAGGATTAGTGGAACCAATTTGTTGAAGAAGATTATTCAGCAGCTGTGGATTTTGTTGAATGACTTGACGCATCTGTTGAAATTGTGGTTGCAAACGCAAAAAGGCCAACGGATCTTGACTCTGATCCTGAAGTTGCTCTTGAGCCTCCGGGGGATCTTCGGGTGGGTCCTCAAAGAGTTGCGCCGGTATACCCGTTAGGAGATACTCGACAGCTCTATCAGGATTGTTAAAACTCGCACGCAACGCCTGTACAACCTGCTCACGTTCGTACctaatgcaaatatatttttaaggctttcacgaatattttctttaaaaatgctaagAGATTTTCGGATTTTCATGTCTTGATACATCATTAATGTCAACATTTCCTGAACATTGCAATCCACCATCAGAATAAGAGACAACCTGATATCAAACTATTTCTTTCTGGATTTCTTTCATATATGTTCAAAAGTGGAGAAAAGGaggtaataaaaagaaaattgctaTGAcatattacactttttttgtctgattatcgaaaattaatcaatcaatcattttttaaacataaaaataagattgcaTATTTAATCTGTAGCAAATTTTGatgctaaataataatttttctgtgaatttaatatttccagCTCATATCAACTgtgaatgtttttttaagttaatattaataatatatcaagGCATGTGGAGACAACTAAACATTCTTAGTATATCATTTATAATGAATCGCTTTCAGTACAACATGTCATTCATCTCTATACATACCCCATATCCATGATGTTGTTTACCATAGTATTATAATCTTCTCCCATTAGCAAGGCACTTTCTGCTTGACCAGCCGCTGGTGCAGCTGCTGCGGATTGCTCTTGCACATTACTAGCTGCTCGTGTAGTATCCTGAACATTAGGGTTTGAACTAGGTTGTGTAGTTGCTGAACTACaacagaaagataaaaaaatatgaggaCACTAATTTCTGTTGGGTACATAGGCTGTTTTCCTTTTAGGGAACACAATCGACACAAGtatcgttctatctttgttactcattgaacataaaaaaagatagaacaatGCTTGTGTCGATTGTGTTCCCTAAAAGGAAAGCAGTCATaatctggaaaaaaaattgtatcgcCTCAACAACATTTGCAGGGtatttacataaactttataaaaaaaattttctaagaattcctggatttttcaaaacttttatttaaaattcaaagtaAGGTTAGAGCGTTTTTAATgtagtttcaaataaatatattttattatgctttttaatgttcttttaatgttccctttttctcttcttaagTATACAATCACAAAGAAAAGTCACTtcagttttgaaaaaatttgaattttaaaaagtattaaaaataataataataatataatctaaatATGACAAATAACAATCTGTAGGAATATATATGGATTtaactgaaagaaataaatttgaaaagtgATCAAATACATGTCAGTGTTTAAAACAATgcattgtcattttttatttaaaaaaaactcataTATGAATGTAGCAAGGTTCAAATGTTTTTAGCCAGACTCACTTTAAGACCTCAAAACTGGATTTAACTTCATCATTCAACCCAACATTTGctgttattatatacaattgcaTTGTTTCATTTCAAGTCATGTAGTTTTAACCTTGAGTTAAAATAGATGTGTCGCTTTCAACATTTCTTTTCAAGTTAAAAACTTTTGAACATTCCTACATGTACacactatacatatataggattgaaagttatttttaaaggtAACTTGTTACTCATTACATTATCGTTACTCGTTATGAatcaaaaaagtaattaattaccgTTGCTAGTTACTAATTCTAAAAGTAATTCCCTACTGTTATTGTAGAAGTAACAacaaaaagtaacaatttgctattttttccttttattttttactaaaatgagaaacattaaattaaatttaatgtaacatttatttttctgtttagataataataaaacaatattagtttcttaaatacaaaaaaatcacaaaatttttttaattaaaaaatgtttaataagcaaataaaagttttagtttctattaaatttataaatatagtaaatttatacttttttgcatttttaattttgtgtttaaaaaccttgacataattttaaactcaaaattgttcttaaaatatataagacaaTATAATTGGgtttttatgacattttaaaacaatatttaaaatggttTTAAACAATACACGACAAATACAATTTGAAGACTGGATTTGagcatataacaaaaattatcacaaatatctaaaaaatgataaagataACAGAGATAACGATAACAGTTACTTTTTAGAATTAGTAActgtaaaatgttattaaaataacgtaACTATTAGcgttataatttcaaaaaatataatataaatgtaaaaaagtataattatttttattccattacaaaaaaaaagaatgatatTGGCattacaagtaatattttccaaCTATCCATTATTGCTaatcattttacattaaaaaaaaatcaaagaaatatattttatcaataaaaagaaatggaattaaaaagtaaaattccaaaaatttctCTGACTACCCTGGtggaaaaatttctacaaaattctaaaaaactacaaaaatttacaaaagtgttccaattccAGCATTTTTTGTAGTTTCTACAGAAAAAAACTAGAATtgaaacttttgtaaatttttgtagttttttagaattttgtagaaaattttttcaccAGGATGCTAATAAAATCCCATAAAAATCCAtgtgtaattttgaaaaataaaaaataaatttttttaaaacatttgtttttcttacaaatgttttaaaaacagtaaacacttatttttaaaataattttttacatatgtttaGCAtatgttttcttaattttctgataaaattgAGGAAAAAGCCtagattgtttattttttcaaaaaatatttttagagaaCTAAACCATGATAATAGTGTTTTCAATTTTggaaatctaaaattaaaaaatcagattttttttaatttttctaaaaactaTGGAAAAAATAccgtaataaaaacaaatcaataaagttaatatgtgtttatttgataaattacttattaaagcttttaaatgttaaagaaatttaaaaactattaatgtAGATGACatcttgaaagaaaaaagaacacTCAAAAATAGCAAAGACAAAATTAGAAACTcgttttcagaaatttttaggAATTTCTCGGATTAAGAACATTAGTCGTCATTAATATTTGACACAATAAACATTTCGCAATAAGTTTTGCAACCAAAAGCAAGTATCATGCTTCATACGCAAAATGTTTTACAGTCTCAAATTACCTAGTGGACTCCTCCTTCTTATCACCCTCTGTGCGCTGCTCTTCACTTGTTTTAGGTGTAGCACCAACCTTAGGCTTTGTTACCATAACAACTATAAATTTCTTctcatcaatattatattctgtTAAAGGCTGCTCGTCCGCTAATATTTTCCCTGCAAGCGTTTGTACATCATTACGATCTCgagaataacaaaaaaattttgtaatgaatCTAAACATGTGCAGGATCAGAAAACATAACCTATGAGCGTTTCTGCAATATCATTCCTATCTTGCAGAAGCtatatttaaacatacatTGGCCACGCGATATTTAGTACACAGTTATAATGCGTATTCTTTACCAACTACGTCGACGAACTCGCCAGACGCAGATAACATTCCTGACAAATTAGGTTATTTAACTGTATCACTTACCAGCATATATCAACTTTTGTTGTTCGACCGGAAAACCTTTCTGTGTTTCGATCTTTTCCTTAAGATCTTTGACCTGATAACGAGACAAGCAAATATCTTGATCATTAATCGCAAAAATCGGCTCTTTTTCCTTCAATCTCGGTTATGATATTACTTACAGTTTGCGACGAGTCGATCTCTATCGTGAACGTTTGCTGCTGTAAGTTTTTCAACGTTATAATCATATTGAAGGGGTGAAGAACTCACGCGACGTCAAGCAATCGCAAAATTAACCCCCGTGTCCTCcacaataagaaataaaacgaTGTTTTGGTGGAAAATTTTTTCGGCGATGAGTCCGCACTGCCTTAAACAGCTCGCAGGTGTATGGATGTTAAGGGCCGCCGCACAGACTTCTGCATAAGGGCCATCACACACGAAATGACATATGCTAAAACTCCATGTCTGTGGTGAGCTCCGGCAAACGCATGCGGTGACCAATCAGCAACCAGGCACAGGTCGGATTCCGGCAAGTCACAGACctatggtttgttcgcgtcgccatgccccgacatgatcctactcactccaacgcattctaataggttggcgtcatcggaatcaacgtattggagtgcgttggggtgaataggagcatgttggagcatggcgacgcgaacaaaccactagtttacaccgagcacttggtacgcgtatcaaatagtaaataactagtgaatgtgtttaatcattggctgatcagcttaaattcactacttgatacgcgtaccaagtgctcggtgtaaattaatagattatcgtaaacacccattATAGAACTCCTACggcagagaggaacctgagagcggccaccgcggcctttttcgtgcaaccgatatttgactagcatcagccaaacgtggatgtaaagtctgttttacattaatcgcaagCAGCTAGTTGCGACTTGACATCCAATAGGCGCTTAGTTTCTAGTTGAAGCTCGACATTTATTGGATGTTGCAAATTGCAACTGGCGATtgcaattaatgtagaacgggctttacatccacgtttggcgctgatgctagtcaaatattgGTTGCACCACAGTTTAGCTATAACCAGTTACGACAGTCAGCGAAATTcttcgtataatattttacgacgCATGCGTCAACTGTACTATCTAAAATATGGCGGACATGGCGAGCCACGCGGTACGAAGCTATGAGCTAGACATGTGATAATTGCGTGTTAGAGGTTATAttgtgtgaataattttttagtgatATTAAGCGATATTAATTaggtattattttgaaaagattattaatgaaGATCATCTTCAGTGTTTTTTtcataatcatttattttgaaataaattataataatgagtaAAGTTAGTAAAGGTGGATTTTCCTGTGTCATGTGTAAAAACATATCTGGACAAAACgcaggaataaaatttttttgttttccaaaaaatctatttatttattattgtttaacctcatttcagaatttaactttttttaactttttctgtaattttttttatttattcacttatctctttaataacaatttgacacgaatcataagaaatatttttactatctttttttgttttatatcttCGAATAACGCGCTTTCTTACAATCCAAAACATGGCGGATGGTCACGTGACTAgaggtctgttcgcgtcacatgctccgacatgctcctattcaccccaacgcactccaatacgttgattccgatgacgccaacctattagaatgcgttggagtgagtaggagcatgtcggagcatggcgacgcgaacaaaccacaAGTAACATAACCATCAAAGGTTCCAACTGTACTGTCGTAACTGGTTATAGCTAAACTGTGGTTGCACGTTGCACGAAAAAAgccgcggtggccgctctcaggtcCTCTCTGGTTCTAGTCTTCATATGGTATCCAATGGTATCGAGTTTTAACTTTTTAGTTGCCACGTGGTTACACGATCTTAAATTGAGAGaagagattaataaaaaaaataatagaggTATGCCAAATGCATGAAACAGATTTATTCAAATACAGAAAATGAAGCAGATACAAAAGATGAAACGAAAAAATCCAGAATCACATGTTGCGTGTAAGCGAAAACGGACGAGTTCCGAATCCGAAACAAAAACGGAGACAAAGGAATTTGATCTAAAGGAATTATCGAAAAAGCAAATTTCACAGTGCATTTCTGCAATTTTTCACTTGACTCAAGAACAGTTAAAGAAGAAGAACACTCTTCTCGCCGAAGAAGCTCAGCCGATATTCATGCAAGTGACTAGCATTAGAGTCCCAGAAATGCCTCGCAGGCAAATGAGAATGTGAGTGAATTCGTAGGccttaatcaatttttacttatacacAGCAAAATACATCAATTACTTGATTTAAGATAccatagaaataaatttatttaaattatattctaaactctaataatttaacactttaatcaagaatattgaatttaaataaaaatttgatttgcttaatctatttttcttcaattttacaatattcttaaaggaatataaattattttttaagtacatgacaatgaatttttctaaaatttgcgataaatattaaaactgcttgtattgaaaatctatagtataCATAAGGATATATAAATCatagatttttagtatttGCAGTAAATTTTGGAACAGCTATATTGggattattatcaaaaaaatatttattaaagatacttttacttaaaagaaaaaaaagtaaaatgagtaattacattttttatcagtaaaatggatttctttctctctttttctttataatgaAAATCTAACATGATTATATCTTGTAATTGCCAATGGATCCTTATGAGATTTtctgattataaatttatataatgatgATACCTTGTGTGCAGTAAAACATTTGTTCTTATTGAATTCATTAttcctttaaaattgtttatttacagATTGCTACCATATTCAATAGTGGCTCCAGATGATGAAATAGCTTTATTTGTTTGCGATTTGGAAAGAGGAAGGAGAAAGGATTATGAACCAACGATAGAACACTATAGAAATTTGTTGGACAAACATGGGTGCACTTGCGTGAATGAGATAATACCCATGAATCGAGTAAAAACCGAATTTGatcaatttgaattaaagaagAAGCTTTTAGGCAGTTATGATCACTTTCTCGTCGATGGCCGAATCGCCGGTCATATGTCTCACTTGTTAGGAAAGCATTTCTCCAAAAGAAGGAAGTTGCCGACTTCGATAAGAATGGAAAGCAAAGACTTAAAGCACGAGATTGATTATGCATTGAGGAAAACCAGTATGCAACTTCATTCTCATGGTGATACTCATTCAATGCAAATTGGGAACACTGCTAtggataagaaaaaaattttgaaaaatgtactAATCGCCTGCAAAAAACTGGCCAAAATGTATCCTGGTGGTTGGGAAAACATACGAGCTCTCCGATTAAAAGGAACAACTGGCTTAGCATTGCCCTTTTATGTGACATTAAGTAAGTTCTTGAAAAAATGgtttattgaatttatcaaTGATATAGTTCTCTTAAACATGTTTATTCATTTTAGAGAATAAGAACACTGTTGATTCACGTATGATTGTGATACAGCCAAAGAGACCAAAAGCTTATCGTGATGTAGAAGGGGATCTTTCAACATTCGTATCTAATACCATGGTCACCGTTAAACCTGAAGGCACagttatcattaaaaatacaaagaaacaacgaaataagaaaattgtaaaaagagaaactaagaattaagataaaattggaaattctgttatgttaatttaaaatcttgtaaaaagaaataatcacaaaaatagttataaatatataatattatatatattaaacttgaataatttaaatggtaatttaacattaaatattttttgtcattgtttaatcattgtatctttttaacactagtattgaatattaaaaatatattgttacttaacaaattatttttataggtaTTCCGTGAACAGAAATTGTTTCTGGTCGATAGTTATTTTCGCTTATTTGTGTTCTTTCATCAATCGATTATCATTtaccatttattttttcattttacacATTTACATGAAGATTTTTGtctattattactttttacttgatatttaatacttattttgacatttatatGGATCTTTTCATTTGAGACTAtaatctttctaattttttaatccagGAAAATCATctctttattcttattttcgcTTTTGATAttgacgtttttatttttcgaaatttttgggaaaatataaaagttataaacatgAAACTATGtacatttagttttttttacaaaatttatttcgaatattaggaaaaatattagagaaattttaacaattgaaaatctatcagcattttaaaaagaacGTAACTTTCGTCCtactaacaaaaaaaatgtcaaaggcGTCCGACGCCAATTTGATTCTCCATGAAATATGAACACAAAATCagagacacgtattttttttatgcgcGGAATTTCATTTTGAactgacatttttatttgattctaAGTTAGAACAAAACaggaaaatcttttaaaaatcggaAAGTAGACTagatgaattattattaaagtaatactTCCATAATTCTTTTAAGTGTGTGAAAAATCATTATCTTTAGATATGAAGCatattaagattatatttcaaaatcagtattgaaaatctataatatatacaacatgaagtttagatttttaatatttttaatttgatggGAATATCAAAACGCAGactaaatattatgtaattacttCGAAACATATCGtctcttaaatattatttggtaaaaaaatgtagtttattgtttaacaaatagtttcctttttattaatatactagATTATGTGTAAATTCTTGAAATTCTCTTGAAAtgcgaaaaaaattcttctcgGTGCAAATAGTCAATACAAAATAGTCTGATCCTTCTTAGATATACTCTGATATCCATTAGCTGGTAACGTTGGCAAACTATTGGTGATACCATTGGTATTTTGCATATTCTTGTATACATTCGTCGTATCTATGACAACTTCGACCTCTTGAAAGTTCTGAAGCCTCTGAATATCCTTGTCTCTTCTCAATTTGGTATTAGGTAATTTTCGTAATTTGTGAATTTGCTGTAAATTCAAATCCAATTCCTTGCAACACAGATGCAATAGGGCCTGATATGTTAATTCACTTCGGGGTAAATCTACTTCTATAAAATCTGGATCAGATGTGTTGGCGACTCGGATTTTTAGTACCAATTCTAAAAATACATTGAAATGAAAttgtatatgatataataaatacttcaTATTGACTAGTTTCTTAAGGGAGCATATATTCTTGCTTTCAGTTCACTTgtgtatctttttaaattaaaaaacttgaaactGAGCACATTTATTCtttgacatttaaatatttttttatacattaaaaaggATATTTTTGGCGATAATTTGCAAATCTGTATGAGCATATCCAGatgaataatatagaaaaaatactgACTCAGTATTGTCATGATTTTAGATGCAGTAATTATTTGAAGTAAAatgttcaataaatttttaatctacataaataaaattctcatttaattatatataaccatatgtaaaaaattgattttttcaaaaatggcaaacctttggaaaaaaatttatttgctattctaagtttttttttcaatatcaaaaaacttaaaaggtttgaattttttatttaaggatGAAAAATGTCAGATGAGAAAATGTGAatatcttgtaaaatttttgagtcaatcagattaaaatttaaagttgtGACAATTTTGAGACatttaaaattctgtaaacagtttttatgttaataaaaatttctacaacTCTCTTACCtttaatctgttttttttctcaaaattcaaattattaaaaaatactaaaaaataattatattttgaaattcaaaagCAAGAATATtcccttaaaaattattttttaaataccatttattttaagttaaatacatataacaataataatcaaaactTAATAGTTGAGTAAATTGATATaagtatacaaattttttaataatataatgttataaaaaagattataatttaattttttctaggTGAATTTAGAACAAATAACTGTTATCTAACTAAAggaattaaatcaatatatatcgAACCATCTTGAAATGGTGTGAGGAGTCTGCTTTTGTcatgtatattatttctaattgtgGAGGAATTTGCAGCTCGCAAAAAATCTGGTGGAGCATACGTGGATGTGACTGCATGTAATGATGAATCATGTAAGATACACAATCGTTCAAAATCAGATAAAAATGGTTTGCTGCAAACAGATGCAGGAGTTTCGCCAATCTCGGATCGTAGATTTTTATCGGCACCATACTTCAAGAGCAAGAAAGCAATATCCATGTATCCTTTTTTGCATGCCCAATGTAGAGCAGTCCTTGAGAAACACGAATGAACGAAGAATAAACAATTCAGTTTTAGAAATGTGTATcttgataaataaatctaattttcgcaTTGGCATTAGATTGTGGTATCCCAAGCAATAGCGGGGTTCTATTTAATGAATACAAGTGAGCATAAGTTTGGGGTTGGGtagtaactagttaaaaagttgaaagttaataataaagttaaaaagttaataacttaatttagtttacttaattttaagtaatttaatttttaactttaactagtaatttttgaaacgtataaactttaacttattaccTTTtgtccaaaattaaaaattttatttgagcaaaagagaaaaattataaaataaaatacattcctGCATGAAaacaatacttttttgttatttcatgtaattaaaattataacttaatttataaataaaatgttaaacatatttGATGATTATGTTGGTAATCTGATTgaaataagttatataaataaagcttcttaaaattaacttttactttaacttgagttaaattaattgtaattttaacagAGTTAGttgtttatttatgtaacttttaacttaactgaattattttataattaacattaatttaatttagttagaaaaatatattaactgaCCCAACCCTGgctttatgtatatagaatttttaaaaatcttggAAATAAATCTATGTGAAAGGAACATGATTTGTGTGTGATTCTGCATATGCAAAGATAACTAAGGGAGTTTTCCAGCAAAGACAAATTGACACAGCAGTAATTTTGTCCTTGTCTCTTACTAAATATcaaagaaagacaaaaatactactgtgtcacTTTGTCACTTGCTGGAAAGCTCCCTAAATCAAGGTTGGAATGTATGTACCATCCGTTGACATCTCGCGTGTTAACGTCGACGCCTAGAATCAAGAGTTCTTCCACGCCGTCTCTGTCTCCAAAGCAGACTCTTTCCCTTAGACTCTCTCCTGCTTTCCGTTCTTCGAGCATTCTTTCCATTTTGCAACAATTTACTGAATTTACACGTACCGCGATATGATACGTCACCATAGGTCTAGTTTCCACCGTAGTCTTCAATCTGATCCTATTCCGGTGCGAATCGAATTTAATATCGGTTTCTACTGGAACTGGAAGCTGTGATGCGATTTCAAGCCCGGGCACACTCACGCACACATCGCACTCCCCCTATCCGTGAGGCACGCGCGCTCGGTTGCGATCGGCGTGAGCCGTCGCACACTCGAGGGCAGcgatcatgtaacttttttcttagggcgaaaacgtgaaaagtgaaaaatttcatgtaactatctctttctattggtgtcaaatagaaagagacagtaacttattgcaccagtacagCAGTGCAGCTACCAAGAGCAAACAATGATGCTGATAatgctaatagcgtctccccgaacgcacccactgtgcgttatgcaaaagtctgtgcggGAGCCCTAAAGTTTAATCAAGGCTTGACGCGTCAAGGTTATGTT is part of the Monomorium pharaonis isolate MP-MQ-018 chromosome 2, ASM1337386v2, whole genome shotgun sequence genome and encodes:
- the LOC105829731 gene encoding UV excision repair protein RAD23 homolog B, which translates into the protein MIITLKNLQQQTFTIEIDSSQTVKDLKEKIETQKGFPVEQQKLIYAGKILADEQPLTEYNIDEKKFIVVMVTKPKVGATPKTSEEQRTEGDKKEESTSSATTQPSSNPNVQDTTRAASNVQEQSAAAAPAAGQAESALLMGEDYNTMVNNIMDMGYEREQVVQALRASFNNPDRAVEYLLTGIPAQLFEDPPEDPPEAQEQLQDQSQDPLAFLRLQPQFQQMRQVIQQNPQLLNNLLQQIGSTNPALLQLISQNQEAFVRMLNEPVEPTTGTGARVLPTSGGGIAPAAAAAAAVGGAVNGGAGTGAAASGLIQITPQDRDAIERLKALGFPEHLVVQAYFACEKNENLAANFLLSQNLDD
- the LOC105829012 gene encoding ribosomal L1 domain-containing protein CG13096; this translates as MKQIQKMKRKNPESHVACKRKRTSSESETKTETKEFDLKELSKKQISQCISAIFHLTQEQLKKKNTLLAEEAQPIFMQVTSIRVPEMPRRQMRILLPYSIVAPDDEIALFVCDLERGRRKDYEPTIEHYRNLLDKHGCTCVNEIIPMNRVKTEFDQFELKKKLLGSYDHFLVDGRIAGHMSHLLGKHFSKRRKLPTSIRMESKDLKHEIDYALRKTSMQLHSHGDTHSMQIGNTAMDKKKILKNVLIACKKLAKMYPGGWENIRALRLKGTTGLALPFYVTLKNKNTVDSRMIVIQPKRPKAYRDVEGDLSTFVSNTMVTVKPEGTVIIKNTKKQRNKKIVKRETKN
- the LOC105829011 gene encoding ankyrin repeat domain-containing protein 40 gives rise to the protein MVTYHIAVRVNSVNCCKMERMLEERKAGESLRERVCFGDRDGVEELLILGVDVNTRDVNGWTALHWACKKGYMDIAFLLLKYGADKNLRSEIGETPASVCSKPFLSDFERLCILHDSSLHAVTSTYAPPDFLRAANSSTIRNNIHDKSRLLTPFQDELVLKIRVANTSDPDFIEVDLPRSELTYQALLHLCCKELDLNLQQIHKLRKLPNTKLRRDKDIQRLQNFQEVEVVIDTTNVYKNMQNTNGITNSLPTLPANGYQSISKKDQTILY